The Pantoea eucalypti sequence CCAGCATCGGCGCATCATTAGGCCCGTCGCCCAGACCGATTGTGGTGCGTGTCTCTCCGGGGAAGTGATCCAGCAGCCAGCGCAGCGCTTCGCCTTTGCCGCTCCCGGCGGGCAGCACATGCCAGAAACGTCCGCCCTGGGTCAGCGCAAGACCTTCAGCGCGAAGTGCGTCATGAAAACGGTCAAAGGCTTCGTCACTGTCGCGCCAGACAATGACTTCAGAAGCGTCGCGCTGACGGGACAGCGCTGATTCCGCTTCGCTTAATCCAGTCATTGAGGCAACTTGCGGATCAGAGAAGTCATGAAAACCGGTAAAGCGAAAATCTTTTTTTAAAGCAGCCAGGCGCAGACAGAGGTTGTCATAAGTCAGCGTGTTATCAGGCAGGCGAATCCGCTGTTGATCCTGTGTCTGTATCACTGCGCCATTCTCAGCAAT is a genomic window containing:
- a CDS encoding mannosyl-3-phosphoglycerate phosphatase-related protein, which codes for MPDLHQPLMVITDLDGSLLDHHTYRWDAATEWLNTLKHHAVPLVICSSKTAAEIIPLQKRLGISGSPFIAENGAVIQTQDQQRIRLPDNTLTYDNLCLRLAALKKDFRFTGFHDFSDPQVASMTGLSEAESALSRQRDASEVIVWRDSDEAFDRFHDALRAEGLALTQGGRFWHVLPAGSGKGEALRWLLDHFPGETRTTIGLGDGPNDAPMLDAVDFAVVIKGYSKTPVTLSRTDPAQVYHTAHHGPEGWREGLDYFLTQSQ